In one window of Chryseobacterium phocaeense DNA:
- a CDS encoding patatin-like phospholipase family protein → MNEKFKRAVLFSGGGTRLMIYLGMFAALEEMDRKPDALIASCGGAFAAAVINAFPDTVSRKEYLKSEEYFRFVMNTTLTRHKKLSNIGVFTLKKLLDKRNAPFAEDVFSRYLVEMPQDLTEVFPSLKNVQFSERIPTLIIGSEILFDPKEAGQERNDRKLYRKIIFTDSKTAEKITPEEITLQSENLKNSAVEKNIEIRTDVSLLESTRISVSDMFYVEPVFLEGKYFAGGAIDLIPVELAQHIADEIIIEKKQSYGSAEEALVRAVLGFSGNKRLSEIEKLPASIHIDTSNIKEDLKGHYLKKEINWKKLEIDFSFPKSHRQFTEDMEIQWQYGFDQTMKAIRR, encoded by the coding sequence ATGAACGAAAAATTTAAAAGAGCTGTTCTTTTTTCAGGAGGCGGAACCCGGCTGATGATCTATCTCGGGATGTTTGCAGCTTTGGAGGAAATGGACAGGAAGCCCGATGCACTGATCGCCTCTTGTGGCGGAGCATTTGCAGCAGCAGTCATCAATGCTTTCCCAGATACTGTTTCCAGAAAAGAATACCTGAAATCGGAGGAATATTTCAGGTTTGTAATGAATACTACTTTAACAAGACATAAAAAATTATCCAACATAGGTGTTTTCACTTTGAAAAAATTGTTGGACAAAAGAAATGCGCCCTTCGCCGAAGACGTTTTCAGCAGATATCTTGTTGAAATGCCCCAGGATTTAACTGAAGTTTTTCCTTCGTTAAAAAATGTACAATTTTCTGAAAGAATCCCTACTCTGATCATCGGTTCCGAAATCCTTTTTGATCCGAAAGAAGCAGGCCAGGAAAGGAACGACAGAAAACTGTACCGGAAGATTATTTTTACAGATTCAAAAACGGCGGAGAAAATTACTCCCGAAGAAATTACACTTCAATCTGAAAACCTGAAAAACTCAGCAGTAGAAAAAAATATTGAGATTAGAACAGATGTTTCCCTGCTTGAAAGCACCCGGATTTCCGTTTCGGATATGTTTTATGTGGAACCTGTTTTTCTTGAGGGGAAATATTTTGCAGGAGGAGCTATTGATCTTATTCCTGTTGAACTGGCTCAGCATATTGCTGATGAAATCATCATCGAAAAAAAACAGTCGTACGGCTCAGCTGAAGAAGCATTGGTCCGTGCAGTACTGGGTTTCAGCGGCAACAAGAGACTTTCAGAGATTGAGAAACTTCCGGCTTCTATTCATATTGACACTTCAAATATCAAAGAAGATCTGAAAGGCCATTACCTTAAAAAGGAAATCAACTGGAAAAAGCTGGAAATAGATTTTTCTTTTCCCAAGAGCCACAGGCAGTTTACAGAGGATATGGAAATACAGTGGCAGTATGGGTTTGATCAGACAATGAAGGCGATCCGGAGGTAA
- a CDS encoding CTP synthase, producing the protein MSKKNTKYIFVTGGVTSSLGKGIVSASLGLLLKSRGFNVTIQKLDPYINIDPGTLNPYEHGECYVTEDGAETDLDLGHYERYLDAPTSQNNNVTTGKIYQTVIEKERKGDFLGKTVQVIPHITNEIKRRIKMLSKQNYDIIITEIGGTVGDIESLPYIETVRQLKWELGEKNSMVIHLTLLPYLASSGELKTKPSQHSVRQLMESGIMADVLVCRTEHKIPKDQRAKLAQFCNVPLDNVIECKDLETIYEVPIYLQKQNFDDVVLKGLDLKSDKEADIKEWKSFLKKFQNPKRTVEIALVGKYVSLQDSYISIAESFKHAGADLETEVKVRWVYSGDITADNIKDTLKGVNGILVAPGFGDRGIEGKVLTAQYARENKIPMLGICLGMQIMTVEFARNILGHTKANSMEFDTATPDPVISLMEEQKNIVDKGGTMRLGAWKCSLKNGSRLNEIYGTKNITERHRHRYEFNSDYLQEFEKNGFLATGTNPETGLVEALELPGHPFYVGVQYHPEYKSTVATPHPLFRAFIKACETK; encoded by the coding sequence ATGAGTAAAAAGAATACAAAGTACATCTTTGTGACAGGAGGTGTAACTTCATCTTTGGGAAAAGGAATCGTGTCTGCTTCTCTGGGACTTTTGTTAAAATCACGTGGTTTTAACGTAACGATCCAAAAACTGGATCCTTATATCAACATCGACCCGGGAACACTGAATCCATATGAACACGGAGAATGCTATGTAACCGAAGATGGTGCAGAAACGGATCTGGATTTAGGTCACTACGAGCGTTATCTTGATGCTCCTACTTCCCAAAACAACAACGTTACTACAGGGAAAATCTATCAGACTGTTATTGAAAAAGAAAGAAAAGGAGATTTCTTAGGAAAAACAGTTCAGGTTATTCCTCATATCACCAATGAGATCAAGCGCAGAATCAAAATGCTTTCCAAGCAGAACTACGATATCATCATTACTGAGATCGGAGGAACTGTAGGGGATATTGAATCACTTCCATACATTGAAACAGTACGCCAGCTGAAGTGGGAACTGGGTGAGAAGAACTCTATGGTGATTCACCTTACGCTATTGCCTTATCTGGCTTCCAGCGGTGAGTTGAAAACAAAACCTTCGCAGCATTCGGTTCGTCAGTTGATGGAAAGCGGAATTATGGCAGATGTTTTAGTGTGCAGAACGGAACATAAGATCCCAAAAGATCAGAGAGCAAAACTGGCTCAGTTCTGTAATGTTCCATTAGATAATGTGATAGAATGTAAAGATCTTGAAACTATCTATGAAGTTCCAATCTATCTTCAGAAGCAGAATTTCGATGATGTGGTGCTGAAAGGTTTAGACCTTAAAAGCGATAAAGAAGCGGATATCAAAGAATGGAAAAGTTTCCTTAAAAAGTTCCAGAACCCTAAAAGAACGGTAGAAATTGCGTTGGTAGGAAAATATGTATCTCTTCAGGATTCCTATATTTCTATTGCTGAGTCGTTCAAACATGCCGGTGCAGACCTTGAAACAGAGGTGAAAGTAAGATGGGTGTACAGTGGAGATATCACTGCGGATAATATCAAAGATACCCTGAAAGGGGTAAACGGTATTCTGGTAGCACCCGGATTCGGAGACAGAGGGATTGAAGGAAAAGTACTTACGGCGCAATATGCAAGGGAGAATAAAATTCCAATGCTGGGAATCTGTCTGGGTATGCAGATCATGACGGTTGAATTTGCGAGAAATATTTTGGGACATACCAAAGCGAATTCAATGGAATTTGATACCGCAACCCCTGATCCTGTAATTTCATTGATGGAAGAGCAGAAGAATATTGTGGACAAAGGTGGAACCATGCGTCTTGGAGCATGGAAGTGTTCCCTTAAAAACGGGTCCAGATTAAACGAGATCTACGGAACTAAAAATATTACGGAAAGACACCGTCACCGTTATGAATTTAACAGTGATTATCTTCAGGAGTTTGAAAAGAACGGTTTCCTGGCCACGGGTACCAACCCTGAAACAGGTCTTGTAGAGGCGCTTGAGCTTCCTGGACACCCGTTCTATGTTGGGGTGCAGTATCACCCGGAATACAAAAGTACGGTAGCAACGCCGCATCCTCTTTTCAGAGCATTTATCAAGGCTTGCGAAACGAAATAA
- the yidC gene encoding membrane protein insertase YidC, with the protein MQQNKGIDKSQMISFAVLCLVLFGFMFYFQNKQAKEEQEKAQQQKTEQVKNAVKQTQASNINPNVTPGAIQTASLTNKELNVEFSSLGGQVSKVQLSEYKAYNHKTDNADLPLYLIDKKNSNYGFQFKDKTGKVINTKDLVFAPAVNGNTVTMTANYNSAVIQFVYTLLPKYTLDFKVRTKGLSAVTADNKADFIWDYSVRNLEKGRAQEQSHSEFSYAFNNYKDYDYDGRTDMSEEKETLNWIGVKQQFFSSVIEAKNGFTQSKGNQETIEEGEYLKKLNFEGFVQMTGSELNQDFTWYFMPLDLPLLKSYDKNFDEILPLGWSFIGWMNRWFFMPMYNIIAEWGLTAGWVIFLMTIIVKLILSPIMYKQHKLSAMMKVIRPEIDEVNAKLKDADPMKKQQATMEIYRKAGVNQMAGCLPALVQIPIFYALFRFFPNFIDLRGKGFWFAKDLTAYDDLIKLPFKIPFLGDHLSVFALACTIVILIYTVMTSGNMQQPQQEGMPNMKVLMYIFPITFLFFLNTSASGLSWYYFVSNAINILIILVIKYLILDEKKIHAQIQANKEKPKAEGKFQKRMREMMEKAQEQQKVQEQQRKKK; encoded by the coding sequence ATGCAACAAAACAAAGGAATCGATAAAAGTCAGATGATCAGTTTTGCCGTTTTATGTTTGGTTCTTTTCGGATTCATGTTCTATTTCCAGAACAAGCAGGCGAAGGAAGAGCAGGAAAAAGCTCAGCAACAGAAAACAGAGCAGGTAAAAAATGCTGTAAAACAGACTCAGGCAAGCAATATCAATCCAAATGTCACTCCGGGAGCTATTCAGACAGCCAGTTTGACCAACAAAGAACTGAATGTGGAATTCTCCAGTTTAGGAGGACAGGTTTCCAAAGTACAGCTTTCGGAATACAAAGCATATAATCATAAAACAGATAATGCAGACCTTCCGCTTTATCTGATCGATAAGAAAAACTCCAACTACGGTTTCCAGTTTAAAGACAAAACCGGAAAAGTAATCAATACCAAAGACCTGGTTTTTGCACCGGCTGTTAATGGTAATACGGTAACGATGACGGCCAACTATAACAGTGCTGTCATTCAGTTTGTCTATACATTGCTTCCAAAATATACCCTTGATTTTAAAGTAAGAACAAAAGGCTTGTCTGCGGTTACTGCAGATAACAAAGCAGACTTTATCTGGGATTACAGTGTAAGAAACCTTGAAAAAGGTAGAGCTCAGGAACAGTCTCACTCTGAATTCTCCTATGCTTTCAATAATTATAAAGATTATGATTATGATGGAAGAACGGATATGAGTGAGGAAAAAGAGACCCTGAACTGGATTGGGGTAAAGCAGCAGTTCTTCTCTTCCGTGATTGAAGCTAAAAACGGTTTCACACAGAGCAAAGGAAACCAGGAAACCATAGAAGAAGGGGAATATCTGAAGAAACTTAATTTTGAAGGATTCGTACAGATGACCGGAAGCGAGCTGAATCAGGATTTTACCTGGTATTTTATGCCGCTTGACTTACCTCTGTTAAAATCTTATGATAAAAACTTTGACGAAATTTTACCATTAGGATGGTCATTCATTGGATGGATGAACCGTTGGTTCTTCATGCCGATGTATAATATCATCGCAGAATGGGGACTTACTGCAGGTTGGGTAATTTTTCTAATGACGATCATTGTAAAACTGATTTTATCGCCGATTATGTATAAGCAGCATAAACTGAGTGCGATGATGAAAGTGATCCGTCCTGAGATAGATGAAGTAAATGCAAAGCTGAAGGATGCAGATCCAATGAAGAAACAGCAGGCTACGATGGAAATCTACCGTAAGGCGGGAGTAAACCAGATGGCAGGATGTCTGCCGGCATTGGTTCAGATTCCTATCTTCTATGCCTTGTTCCGTTTCTTCCCGAACTTTATTGACCTGAGAGGGAAAGGATTCTGGTTTGCAAAAGATTTAACGGCTTATGATGATTTGATTAAACTTCCGTTCAAAATTCCATTCCTGGGAGATCACTTAAGTGTTTTTGCATTGGCTTGTACGATTGTTATCTTGATTTATACCGTAATGACCTCAGGGAATATGCAGCAGCCTCAACAGGAGGGAATGCCTAATATGAAGGTGTTAATGTATATCTTCCCGATTACATTCCTGTTCTTCCTGAATACATCAGCATCCGGTCTTTCATGGTATTATTTTGTATCCAATGCGATCAACATTCTGATTATCCTTGTTATTAAATACTTAATCCTGGATGAAAAGAAAATCCATGCACAGATCCAGGCGAATAAAGAAAAGCCGAAAGCTGAAGGTAAGTTCCAGAAGAGAATGAGAGAAATGATGGAGAAGGCTCAGGAGCAGCAAAAGGTTCAGGAGCAGCAGAGAAAAAAGAAATAA
- a CDS encoding ribonuclease HII: MDLLHKWTDLYIEAGCDEVGRGCLSGPVVAAAVILDDSFEQNLVNDSKKLTFKTRMDLDSYIKDNVKNYAIAELSPSFIDEHNILNASIHAMHRALDQLTIIPELILVDGNKFHPYNYIPHQCIIKGDSKVLSIAAASILAKNYRDRLMIELHEEHPEYCWNTNFGYATKAHQQALIKYGPTKHHRQSFRLKYD, from the coding sequence ATGGATTTACTGCACAAATGGACAGACCTGTATATCGAAGCGGGATGTGATGAAGTGGGAAGAGGCTGCCTCAGCGGGCCTGTAGTTGCTGCAGCTGTTATCCTGGATGACAGTTTTGAACAAAATCTGGTTAATGATTCCAAGAAGCTGACATTTAAAACAAGGATGGACCTGGACAGTTATATCAAAGACAACGTAAAAAATTACGCCATTGCAGAACTGTCCCCCTCATTCATTGACGAGCATAATATCCTTAATGCAAGTATCCATGCCATGCACCGTGCTCTCGATCAATTAACCATAATACCTGAACTGATTCTGGTAGACGGAAATAAATTTCATCCTTATAATTATATCCCTCACCAATGCATCATCAAAGGTGATTCAAAAGTGCTGTCTATTGCAGCAGCTTCTATTCTGGCAAAAAATTACAGGGATAGATTAATGATAGAACTTCACGAAGAGCATCCTGAGTATTGCTGGAACACCAACTTTGGATACGCCACAAAAGCCCACCAGCAGGCTTTAATAAAATATGGTCCTACAAAACACCACCGGCAGTCTTTCAGATTAAAATATGATTAA
- a CDS encoding phosphatidate cytidylyltransferase gives MSPEENKFADVPLRVKTWIYIIIVFAAGISHPFAMKIFVSWISFQGFSEFLKLFKISSNTIIPSLFIGIAQFFLLHFFNIEDYFLYSCAISAFILLYFILLKTQLKQIYGIIIALLVCLFAFPHLLFIRETVSGLNAIVFIVVVTELNDVFQYLSGKFFGKHKITPQISPNKTLEGLIGGVFLTILLSNILGFFLLKTDILVNTVLGTLLGLSGFCGDVFMSYLKRKAHIKDTGTLLPGHGGLLDRMDSLIFNAPLFFWIFPLLLKM, from the coding sequence ATGAGTCCTGAAGAAAATAAATTTGCAGATGTTCCGCTGCGGGTAAAAACGTGGATTTATATCATTATTGTTTTTGCTGCAGGAATTTCACATCCGTTTGCTATGAAAATTTTTGTTTCATGGATCAGTTTTCAGGGCTTCTCAGAGTTTTTAAAATTGTTTAAAATAAGTTCGAATACAATAATTCCTTCCCTGTTTATTGGAATTGCACAGTTTTTCCTGCTGCATTTTTTCAATATTGAAGATTACTTTTTATACAGCTGTGCGATATCAGCCTTTATATTACTATATTTTATTCTGTTAAAAACGCAGTTAAAACAGATTTATGGAATTATTATAGCTTTGCTGGTCTGCCTTTTTGCATTCCCCCATTTATTATTCATCCGGGAAACTGTCTCAGGCTTGAATGCCATTGTTTTCATTGTTGTTGTGACCGAACTGAACGATGTTTTCCAATACCTTTCCGGTAAGTTTTTCGGAAAGCATAAAATTACCCCTCAGATCAGTCCCAATAAGACTTTGGAAGGACTGATCGGTGGTGTGTTTCTCACCATACTATTAAGCAATATTCTGGGTTTCTTTTTATTGAAGACTGATATTCTTGTCAATACAGTTTTAGGAACCCTGCTTGGACTGTCAGGGTTCTGCGGCGATGTTTTCATGTCTTACCTGAAAAGAAAAGCCCACATAAAAGATACCGGAACTCTTCTTCCCGGACATGGTGGCCTTCTTGACCGAATGGACAGCCTGATCTTTAATGCCCCACTATTCTTCTGGATATTTCCTCTCCTTTTAAAAATGTAA
- a CDS encoding SusC/RagA family TonB-linked outer membrane protein, whose translation MKKLTTSVLAVVLTASFGMVSAQNTQGDTLQVNDIREIVVTGALGLKKRQDAVTSSNQVVNAAEITQANNPNPVLALTGKVSGLQINTTNTSVNSTARVVLRGPRSISGNNQALVVIDGVISTMGIYQNLPPEIIENVNVIKGMQGAALYGEKGSNGVLIVTTKRGSRSEKLQFSLTNSIDFSSVYKLPYFQELYGQGWPGDAFDITEYGGTTWTPYENSAWGPAYNSVLGGQELFVGLPQANNQFLKDTFSPKKDHVANFFKTGILIQNGISVSAGGSDSYVFLSANRTQNDFVVENDQLKRNNFILKAGKKLGKFRIDGNVNYLDLSTSETSAGLYDQLLQTPTNVDIRKFRYSLPDASHSIYITNPYWTIDNERYNNKSRIFTGLINLEYNLNKNISFTYAGTVASGSSIAESHLNAFAYDRVYSGTGTYLDGHSPSDGVFAREPIVSNYYKSVGSTFRYYGDLMANFDYDLTDDINMKLNLGHNIQDNTSSTTQVGGTNLKIPGWYHITNVLNPDPFYKLDNGKTQVRSYAWFANLDLGYKDYLFLNSTFRYEKSSLISLNARDIDGNALPFSNKGFAYYSVGGSFIPTKAFENIKGKVLNYAKVSLSFSRVGNVQTIPVYGLDRVGAFPTGYPFGNLSSSLPTATFYAPDIEPEFYNSKEAGLQLGFFNDRITFDGSVYRNDTSNLITSVTTSSASGITSILNNIGDSRNEGFELDLGFTPIKTQNFEWKIRGSYSTYRTEILSLADGSNETPLNVISRPTVGIYAIVGEDFPMIKGTKYQRDPNGNIIVDSNGNPLATSTLEVLGKVNPDYILGFSTSFKFKGITLSAVADYRTGNSFVPLSKELLAYAGHLEQTATFDRSQGYVVPNSVQLVNGQYVPNTTPVGDDASYFGTNEYFTNGNFRRVGEEHVIDGTAFKIREIALSYDIPKSVLRSTFVNSLTIGVYARNPIAIYAKSNRNYADPETATTSGNGAGLASTGQYPTIRNFGFNLNVTF comes from the coding sequence ATGAAGAAATTAACTACTAGTGTTTTAGCGGTCGTTCTTACTGCCTCTTTTGGGATGGTAAGTGCCCAAAATACGCAAGGTGATACTTTACAGGTTAATGACATCCGTGAGATTGTTGTTACAGGTGCACTCGGTCTTAAAAAAAGGCAGGATGCGGTTACATCTTCTAACCAGGTAGTGAATGCTGCCGAAATCACTCAGGCGAACAATCCAAACCCTGTTCTGGCTCTTACCGGAAAAGTTTCAGGACTTCAGATCAACACAACAAATACTTCTGTAAATTCTACGGCAAGAGTTGTTTTGAGAGGTCCAAGATCTATTTCGGGTAACAACCAGGCTTTGGTGGTTATTGATGGGGTGATCTCTACCATGGGGATCTACCAGAATTTACCTCCTGAGATTATAGAGAACGTCAACGTTATCAAAGGGATGCAGGGAGCAGCTCTTTACGGTGAAAAGGGTAGTAATGGTGTTTTAATTGTTACAACCAAAAGAGGATCCAGATCTGAAAAGCTGCAGTTTTCATTAACCAACTCAATTGATTTTTCTTCAGTATATAAACTTCCTTATTTCCAGGAACTGTATGGACAAGGGTGGCCTGGAGATGCTTTTGATATTACAGAGTATGGCGGAACAACCTGGACTCCTTACGAGAACTCGGCATGGGGGCCGGCTTATAACTCCGTATTGGGAGGGCAGGAATTGTTTGTAGGTCTTCCACAGGCTAACAACCAGTTTCTTAAAGATACTTTTTCTCCTAAAAAAGATCACGTAGCTAATTTCTTTAAAACAGGAATTCTAATTCAAAACGGGATTTCAGTTTCTGCCGGAGGATCTGATTCATATGTGTTTTTATCAGCCAACAGAACTCAGAATGATTTCGTTGTAGAAAATGATCAGCTTAAAAGAAATAACTTTATCTTAAAAGCAGGTAAGAAACTAGGAAAATTCAGAATCGATGGTAACGTTAATTACCTTGATCTGAGTACTTCGGAAACTTCTGCTGGTTTGTATGATCAGTTGCTTCAGACCCCAACGAACGTTGATATCAGAAAGTTCAGATACTCTCTTCCGGATGCGAGTCATTCAATTTATATCACAAACCCTTATTGGACCATCGATAATGAGAGATATAACAATAAGAGTAGAATATTTACAGGGCTAATTAATCTAGAATATAATTTAAATAAAAATATCTCCTTTACATACGCTGGAACAGTAGCATCAGGATCTTCTATTGCAGAAAGCCACCTGAATGCCTTTGCTTATGACAGAGTGTATTCAGGAACAGGAACTTATCTGGACGGACATTCTCCAAGTGATGGAGTTTTTGCCAGAGAGCCGATAGTTTCTAATTATTATAAATCCGTAGGTTCCACATTCAGATATTATGGAGATTTAATGGCTAATTTTGATTATGATCTTACGGATGATATCAATATGAAGCTTAACTTGGGGCATAATATTCAAGATAATACCAGCTCTACAACGCAGGTAGGAGGAACCAACCTAAAAATACCGGGATGGTATCATATTACCAACGTTCTGAATCCGGATCCGTTCTATAAACTTGATAACGGCAAAACACAGGTAAGATCTTACGCATGGTTTGCCAACCTGGATCTTGGTTATAAGGATTATTTATTCTTAAACTCTACATTCAGATATGAGAAAAGTTCACTGATCAGCTTAAATGCTAGAGATATTGATGGAAATGCATTGCCTTTTTCAAATAAAGGTTTTGCTTACTATTCAGTAGGGGGATCATTTATTCCTACAAAAGCATTTGAAAATATCAAAGGAAAAGTATTGAACTATGCTAAAGTGAGTTTATCATTCAGTAGAGTAGGTAACGTACAGACTATTCCTGTGTATGGTCTTGACCGTGTGGGGGCTTTCCCAACAGGATATCCTTTCGGTAATTTATCATCATCACTACCTACAGCTACATTCTACGCTCCGGACATTGAGCCTGAATTCTATAACTCTAAAGAAGCTGGTTTACAGTTAGGTTTCTTTAATGACCGTATTACTTTTGATGGGTCAGTATATAGAAATGATACCAGTAACCTGATCACATCGGTTACTACTTCTTCTGCTTCCGGAATCACTAGTATTCTTAATAATATTGGAGACAGCCGTAACGAAGGATTTGAATTGGACCTAGGTTTTACTCCGATCAAGACACAAAATTTTGAGTGGAAAATAAGAGGATCTTACTCTACATACAGAACAGAGATTCTTTCCTTGGCTGATGGTTCCAACGAAACTCCGTTGAACGTAATTTCAAGACCAACGGTAGGAATTTACGCAATAGTAGGAGAAGATTTCCCAATGATTAAAGGGACTAAATATCAAAGAGATCCTAACGGAAATATCATTGTTGATAGTAACGGGAATCCTTTAGCTACTTCTACTTTGGAAGTTTTAGGAAAAGTGAATCCTGATTACATCTTAGGTTTCAGTACTTCATTTAAGTTTAAAGGAATTACATTAAGCGCTGTTGCGGATTACAGAACTGGAAACAGCTTTGTACCACTTTCCAAAGAATTGCTGGCTTATGCAGGACACCTTGAGCAGACTGCAACCTTTGACAGAAGCCAGGGGTATGTAGTACCAAACTCAGTACAACTGGTGAACGGACAATATGTACCTAATACAACACCGGTAGGAGATGATGCTTCTTACTTTGGAACAAATGAATACTTTACCAATGGTAACTTCCGAAGAGTGGGTGAGGAACATGTAATTGATGGTACTGCGTTTAAAATAAGAGAAATTGCATTGAGCTATGATATTCCAAAATCTGTATTAAGAAGCACGTTTGTAAACTCATTAACCATAGGAGTGTATGCAAGAAATCCTATTGCGATTTATGCAAAGAGCAACAGGAACTATGCTGATCCGGAAACAGCTACAACCAGCGGAAATGGTGCCGGTCTAGCATCTACAGGACAGTATCCTACCATCAGAAACTTTGGTTTCAACTTAAACGTAACTTTCTAA
- a CDS encoding CDP-alcohol phosphatidyltransferase family protein — translation MISVYKLKPRFQQLLTPVLLFLHRNHITANQITVGSIALSVIIGILFWNADLSKWFFLSLPVGLLLRMALNALDGMMARKFNQTSRLGEVLNEVGDIVSDVIIFFPLLKFQPESLYLIVIFMILSVINEFAGLMGKIVGKERRYDGPMGKSDRALVLGIYGLAVFFGADISGISQYIFSAIILLLTISTYIRLKKSLHES, via the coding sequence ATGATCTCGGTATATAAATTAAAACCCAGGTTTCAGCAGCTGCTCACCCCGGTTTTATTATTTCTGCACAGGAACCACATTACGGCCAATCAGATTACGGTAGGTTCAATTGCTCTTTCTGTGATCATTGGAATACTATTCTGGAATGCTGATCTTTCAAAGTGGTTTTTCCTGAGTCTTCCGGTAGGGCTTCTGCTTAGGATGGCTTTAAATGCCTTAGATGGGATGATGGCCAGGAAATTCAACCAGACCAGCAGACTTGGAGAAGTTCTCAATGAAGTGGGTGATATTGTTTCTGATGTGATCATCTTTTTTCCGCTCCTTAAATTCCAGCCGGAAAGCCTGTACCTGATCGTTATTTTTATGATTCTGAGTGTCATCAATGAATTTGCAGGCCTGATGGGAAAAATTGTAGGAAAAGAACGCCGTTATGACGGACCTATGGGAAAAAGCGACCGGGCTCTCGTTCTTGGAATTTATGGCCTTGCTGTATTTTTCGGGGCAGATATTTCAGGAATATCACAATATATTTTCAGTGCAATCATCCTGCTGCTTACCATCAGCACTTATATCCGGTTAAAAAAATCCCTGCATGAGTCCTGA
- a CDS encoding SDR family NAD(P)-dependent oxidoreductase → MNVFIAGGTSGIGYALVRHYLEKGYVVGICGRNPGKVVEKGFENLQIFQANVCDLHSITSVLQSFLNNDKNLDLFINCAGSYAEDVAGTISYEETEEMLQTNILGTANCFEAARKAMKEQKKGSIAVIASVSGIMNYENSSLYTKTKRSVIQMADAYRRALKPFGISVTAIAPGYVDTEKLRQLNHNDLSKKPFLTDVQTAVTIISAAIENHEKLVIFPAKMKWMMKLLSILPSFLLNIIMYRKARWMKDDRP, encoded by the coding sequence ATGAATGTTTTTATCGCAGGCGGAACTTCCGGTATCGGTTATGCTTTGGTCCGGCATTATCTTGAAAAGGGATATGTTGTGGGGATCTGCGGCAGAAATCCCGGAAAAGTTGTTGAGAAGGGATTTGAAAATCTACAGATATTCCAGGCGAATGTCTGTGACCTCCATTCCATTACTTCTGTCCTGCAATCGTTCCTTAATAATGATAAAAACCTGGATCTCTTTATTAACTGTGCAGGGAGCTATGCAGAAGATGTAGCGGGTACTATTTCCTACGAAGAGACTGAAGAAATGCTTCAGACTAATATTTTAGGGACGGCTAATTGTTTTGAAGCTGCGCGGAAAGCCATGAAAGAACAGAAAAAAGGAAGTATTGCAGTCATAGCCTCTGTTTCCGGAATTATGAACTATGAGAATTCCAGTCTGTATACCAAAACCAAACGATCTGTAATTCAGATGGCGGATGCTTACAGACGGGCTTTGAAACCATTTGGAATCTCAGTAACGGCAATTGCTCCCGGATATGTAGATACAGAGAAACTAAGGCAGCTTAATCATAACGACTTAAGTAAAAAACCATTCTTAACTGATGTTCAGACTGCCGTTACTATTATTTCAGCTGCTATTGAAAATCACGAAAAGCTCGTTATTTTTCCGGCAAAAATGAAATGGATGATGAAATTGTTATCCATACTTCCTTCTTTTTTATTAAATATAATCATGTACAGAAAAGCCCGATGGATGAAAGACGACCGACCTTAA